The following proteins are co-located in the Gloeocapsa sp. PCC 7428 genome:
- a CDS encoding EcsC family protein, which yields MQDKSQQRSPASDASDVEVTILPPKTENKAPNPPTQPNTTDDSPSFFDFFAKTVGDVTVAVATTAAQTGLSLAQTAVEVGEAAAKQTHDLIAQATQTAGEAVNFVGDNWIVQRFSRVLNLQWLVGATDNVDLEKATEEVRKLQQQYPNESPSEIAHRIMVEKATYAGGIGLASSILPGAALALLAVDLAATTRLQAEMVYQIAAAYGLDLKEPARKGEVLAIFGLALGGGRLLRTAGLGLLRNIPFAGAMIGSSSNAAIMYSVGYAACRFYEAKLDQNTSIDSEETLAEITKQSDRYAETAIAQEAVMDQVLVHMILASHPEKSWEEILPELKNLNFSESSLASIGNNIKSPQPLDTLLNQLNRDFAIPLLAQCYRIAQKDRIITPEAARIMEAIADKFDLDLNSIQSKVESQG from the coding sequence ATGCAAGATAAATCTCAACAACGGTCACCGGCGTCTGATGCATCGGATGTTGAAGTGACGATTCTCCCGCCAAAAACCGAAAACAAAGCTCCGAATCCACCTACACAACCAAATACCACAGACGATTCACCATCTTTCTTTGATTTCTTTGCCAAAACCGTTGGTGATGTCACAGTAGCAGTTGCCACTACCGCAGCCCAAACAGGGTTATCGCTAGCACAAACTGCTGTGGAAGTCGGTGAAGCCGCCGCGAAACAAACGCACGATCTCATTGCGCAAGCAACGCAGACTGCGGGCGAAGCGGTTAACTTTGTTGGCGATAATTGGATAGTACAGCGCTTTTCGCGCGTGCTTAATCTGCAATGGTTAGTCGGCGCAACCGATAACGTCGATCTTGAAAAAGCTACCGAGGAAGTCAGAAAGCTACAACAACAGTATCCTAACGAGTCACCTAGCGAAATTGCACATCGCATCATGGTGGAAAAGGCAACGTATGCAGGTGGCATAGGTTTAGCAAGTAGTATCTTACCAGGGGCAGCTTTAGCACTGCTTGCGGTTGATTTAGCTGCAACGACACGCCTACAAGCAGAAATGGTTTATCAAATTGCAGCGGCGTATGGACTTGATTTAAAAGAACCCGCGCGCAAAGGCGAAGTACTGGCGATTTTTGGCTTAGCATTAGGGGGTGGGCGTTTGTTACGTACCGCAGGTTTAGGCTTACTACGGAATATTCCCTTTGCTGGGGCAATGATTGGTTCAAGTTCTAATGCGGCGATTATGTATTCTGTCGGATATGCAGCGTGTCGCTTTTATGAAGCGAAGTTAGATCAAAATACTTCGATTGATTCTGAGGAAACGCTTGCAGAGATCACAAAACAAAGCGATCGCTATGCTGAAACGGCGATCGCTCAAGAAGCTGTTATGGATCAAGTTCTGGTACACATGATCCTTGCAAGTCACCCAGAAAAATCGTGGGAAGAGATTCTCCCCGAATTAAAAAACCTCAACTTCAGCGAGTCTTCGTTAGCAAGCATTGGCAATAATATTAAATCACCTCAACCGTTAGACACTCTCCTCAATCAACTCAATCGTGATTTTGCGATTCCTTTACTAGCCCAGTGTTATAGAATTGCGCAAAAAGACCGCATTATTACGCCCGAAGCAGCACGCATTATGGAAGCGATCGCCGACAAATTCGATCTTGACTTAAACTCAATTCAGTCAAAGGTAGAGTCTCAAGGTTAA
- a CDS encoding glycoside hydrolase family 57 protein — MAIGYVALVLHAHLPFVRHPESDYVLEEEWLYEAITETYIPLLQVFEGLKQDGIDFKITMSMTPPLVSMLQDSLLQERYDQHLAKLEELAELEVEYNKHNGHIRYLAEHYATEFNNARNLWERYKGDLVTAFKQFQDTNNLEIITCGATHGYLPLMKMYPQAVWAQIQVACEHYEQTFGCAPRGIWLPECAYYEGLERMLADAGLRYFLTDGHGILYARPRPRFGSYAPIFTETGVAAFGRDHESSQQVWSSEVGYPGAAEYREFYKDLGWEADYEYIKPYIMPNGQRKNTGIKYHKITGRGLGLSDKALYDPYWAREKAAEHAGNFMYNRERQVEHLYGIMQRSPIIVSPYDAELFGHWWYEGPWFIDYLFRKSWYDQGTYQMTHLADYLRVNPTQQICKPSQSSWGYKGFHEYWLNETNAWIYPHLHKAAERMIELSRREPVDELEWRALNQAAREVLLAQSSDWAFIMRTGTMVPYAVRRTRSHLMRFNKLYEDINIGKIDSGWLEKVESMDNIFPKINYRVYRPL, encoded by the coding sequence ATGGCTATTGGCTACGTTGCCCTTGTCCTCCACGCTCATCTCCCGTTTGTTCGTCATCCCGAAAGCGATTACGTACTTGAAGAAGAGTGGCTTTATGAAGCCATCACAGAAACGTACATTCCTCTACTGCAAGTCTTTGAAGGACTTAAGCAAGACGGGATCGACTTCAAAATTACGATGAGTATGACACCGCCGTTGGTGTCGATGTTGCAAGATTCGCTGTTGCAAGAACGCTACGATCAGCATTTAGCCAAGCTAGAAGAATTAGCAGAACTCGAAGTCGAATACAACAAGCACAACGGACACATTCGCTATCTTGCTGAACACTACGCCACAGAATTTAATAACGCCCGCAATTTATGGGAACGGTACAAAGGCGATCTCGTCACCGCATTTAAGCAATTTCAAGACACTAATAACTTAGAAATTATTACCTGTGGTGCAACGCATGGCTATTTGCCGTTGATGAAGATGTATCCTCAAGCTGTGTGGGCGCAAATTCAAGTTGCTTGCGAACACTACGAACAAACGTTTGGTTGTGCGCCTAGAGGCATATGGCTACCCGAATGTGCGTATTATGAAGGTTTAGAGCGAATGCTTGCGGATGCAGGCTTGCGTTACTTCTTGACAGATGGACACGGTATTTTGTACGCGCGTCCGCGTCCTCGTTTTGGCAGTTACGCACCTATATTTACAGAAACGGGTGTTGCGGCGTTTGGACGCGATCACGAATCTTCGCAGCAAGTTTGGTCATCAGAAGTCGGTTATCCTGGTGCAGCAGAGTACCGCGAGTTTTATAAAGACTTGGGATGGGAGGCTGATTACGAATATATCAAGCCCTACATCATGCCCAATGGACAGCGGAAAAACACGGGTATTAAATATCATAAAATTACTGGACGCGGTTTAGGACTATCTGATAAAGCGCTTTACGATCCTTACTGGGCGCGAGAAAAAGCCGCAGAACACGCGGGCAATTTTATGTATAACCGCGAACGCCAAGTCGAGCATTTGTATGGAATAATGCAGCGATCGCCCATCATTGTTTCTCCCTATGATGCAGAATTATTCGGTCACTGGTGGTATGAAGGTCCGTGGTTCATCGATTACTTATTCCGTAAATCGTGGTATGACCAAGGAACGTATCAGATGACGCACTTAGCAGATTATTTACGCGTCAACCCCACACAGCAAATCTGCAAGCCTTCGCAATCGAGTTGGGGTTATAAAGGATTCCACGAATATTGGTTAAATGAAACAAATGCCTGGATTTACCCGCATTTGCACAAAGCCGCTGAACGCATGATCGAATTATCGCGGCGCGAACCCGTAGATGAATTAGAATGGCGGGCGCTAAACCAAGCCGCAAGAGAAGTATTATTAGCGCAATCCTCAGACTGGGCGTTTATTATGCGGACGGGAACAATGGTTCCGTATGCGGTGCGCCGGACGCGATCGCACTTGATGCGTTTCAATAAACTCTACGAAGACATCAACATCGGTAAAATCGATAGCGGTTGGCTAGAAAAAGTCGAGTCGATGGATAATATTTTCCCCAAAATCAACTATCGCGTTTATCGTCCGCTTTAA
- a CDS encoding acyl--CoA ligase yields the protein MTSLTHKSATLLDLLIGEDDRPAIVAPDKPSLTYQQLRQQIVELAAQLNHLGIKRGSRIAIAMPNGSEMILTYLAAATCGTAAPLNPKYKQEEFAFYYEDTQAIALIVLGDGIAAAQAAVTPEMMLIQATPNSDGTLSLHKIQGKEYPPQTIEQAESEDVAMILHTSGTTSRPKRVPIKHRHLAASARNIIGTYNLSGSDRALCIMPLFHVHGIVASMLSTLASGGTVICPNGFNAMEFWRIFSEFQPTWYSAVPTMHQLLLARAERNQEAIAKSRLRFIRSSSSSLPPVVLERLEATFHVPVLEAYSMTEASHQMTSNPLPPGTRKAGSVGYGFGVEVGIMDEAGNLLENGQLGEVVVKGANVVDGYENNPEANAKAFTQGWFHTGDQGVIDRDGYLSLTGRIKELINRGGEKISPLEVDNVLLRHAAVAEALTFAVPHKTLGEDIHAAVVLKDSTVSEQELRKHCSELLAEFKVPRQLHILEELPRGATGKLQRLNMAKLLNIG from the coding sequence ATGACTTCACTTACTCACAAATCAGCAACACTACTCGATCTACTTATTGGAGAAGACGATCGCCCAGCAATTGTTGCACCGGATAAACCAAGTTTGACTTATCAGCAACTACGTCAGCAAATTGTCGAACTCGCCGCACAGTTGAATCACTTGGGAATTAAACGCGGATCGCGAATTGCGATCGCAATGCCGAATGGTTCAGAAATGATTTTAACTTACCTGGCTGCGGCAACGTGCGGTACAGCCGCGCCGTTGAATCCTAAATATAAACAAGAGGAATTTGCGTTTTATTACGAAGACACGCAAGCGATCGCGCTGATTGTTCTTGGTGATGGAATTGCGGCGGCGCAAGCGGCGGTAACTCCTGAGATGATGCTTATTCAAGCGACGCCAAATTCTGATGGTACGTTGTCTTTACACAAGATTCAGGGAAAAGAATATCCACCGCAAACGATTGAACAAGCTGAATCAGAAGATGTCGCCATGATTCTGCATACGAGTGGGACGACAAGTCGCCCGAAGCGCGTACCAATTAAACATCGTCATCTGGCGGCTTCGGCGCGGAATATTATTGGCACTTATAACTTGAGTGGAAGCGATCGCGCTTTGTGTATTATGCCGCTGTTTCACGTTCATGGAATTGTCGCCTCGATGCTATCAACTTTAGCATCAGGGGGAACTGTGATTTGCCCAAATGGGTTTAATGCAATGGAGTTTTGGCGGATTTTTAGCGAGTTTCAACCGACGTGGTACTCAGCCGTACCAACAATGCATCAACTGCTACTCGCCCGCGCCGAACGCAATCAAGAGGCGATCGCTAAAAGTCGTTTACGATTTATTCGTTCGAGTAGTTCCTCGCTACCTCCAGTGGTGTTAGAACGCCTCGAAGCGACGTTTCATGTTCCGGTACTAGAAGCATATAGCATGACCGAAGCATCGCACCAAATGACTTCCAATCCTCTACCTCCTGGTACGCGCAAAGCTGGTAGTGTAGGGTACGGGTTCGGCGTGGAAGTCGGGATTATGGATGAAGCAGGTAATTTATTAGAAAACGGACAGTTGGGCGAGGTTGTTGTTAAAGGTGCTAATGTTGTGGATGGTTATGAAAATAATCCTGAAGCCAATGCTAAAGCGTTTACCCAGGGTTGGTTTCATACCGGCGATCAAGGTGTAATTGATCGTGATGGCTATCTTTCTTTGACTGGGCGCATCAAAGAGTTGATTAACCGAGGCGGAGAGAAAATTTCTCCTTTAGAAGTTGATAATGTTTTACTGCGTCATGCGGCGGTTGCAGAAGCACTGACATTTGCAGTTCCCCACAAAACTTTAGGTGAAGATATCCACGCGGCAGTGGTTTTGAAAGATAGTACTGTTAGCGAACAGGAATTACGCAAACATTGCTCAGAACTTCTCGCAGAATTTAAAGTTCCCCGTCAATTGCATATTCTAGAAGAGTTACCCAGAGGCGCAACGGGTAAATTGCAACGGTTGAATATGGCAAAGTTGCTGAATATTGGGTGA
- a CDS encoding gamma-glutamyltransferase family protein produces the protein MSFDLTQYPYAASRRVILGKNYAASTSQPLATLAAMEMFWAGGNAVDAALAMAIALTVVEPTSNGIGADAFALVWDGKLHGLNASGKSPRYLKVDDILQIPLAGWLTVTVPGAVSAWRSLWEGWGKLPFEQLFVPAIRYAEQGFPVSPETARAWQAASNLLALNASEFQPFKQVFFPGDRAPRAGEIWGSIAHAQTLREIAETGGESFYRGNLALKIANFAADTGGMLTQEDLAQHQPDWVQPISTNYRDLTVWEIPPNTQGIAALMALNILEGFDLSRYPRESVESYHLQIEAMKLAFADVHAHVGDPEFMQVTSDRLLDKTYAAQRRELISNHALFAQPNLPKGGTVYLAAADRDLMVSFIQSNYMGFGSGILVPETGIALQNRGSGFTLQTGHPNQIAPAKRPFHTIIPGFLTQDNNPLGPFGVMGGHMQPQGHLQVVVNLADYDMNPQATLDAPRWQFTTGKTVLLEPTVPHSVALALGDRGHDIQIIAERRNFGKGQIILRQGETLIAASEPRADGIALAG, from the coding sequence ATGTCGTTCGACTTAACGCAATATCCTTATGCTGCATCGCGACGCGTGATTTTAGGGAAAAATTATGCCGCCAGTACCAGTCAACCATTAGCAACGCTGGCTGCAATGGAAATGTTTTGGGCTGGTGGTAACGCTGTCGATGCGGCGTTAGCAATGGCGATCGCACTCACAGTCGTCGAACCGACTTCTAATGGCATTGGTGCGGATGCCTTTGCATTAGTTTGGGATGGAAAATTACATGGATTGAATGCTTCTGGCAAAAGCCCGCGATATCTCAAAGTTGATGACATACTACAAATTCCGCTTGCGGGTTGGTTAACCGTCACTGTACCTGGGGCTGTTTCCGCGTGGCGATCGCTGTGGGAAGGTTGGGGAAAATTACCATTTGAGCAATTGTTTGTACCGGCGATCCGCTATGCTGAACAAGGTTTTCCGGTATCTCCCGAAACTGCGCGAGCCTGGCAAGCTGCATCAAATCTTTTAGCACTCAACGCCTCAGAATTTCAACCGTTCAAACAAGTCTTTTTTCCAGGCGATCGCGCCCCGCGTGCAGGTGAAATATGGGGAAGCATTGCTCACGCGCAAACACTACGCGAAATTGCTGAAACTGGTGGAGAAAGTTTCTATCGTGGAAATTTAGCGCTGAAAATTGCAAATTTTGCCGCCGATACAGGAGGAATGCTAACACAAGAAGATTTAGCACAGCATCAACCCGACTGGGTGCAACCCATTTCGACAAATTATCGCGATTTAACCGTTTGGGAAATTCCCCCAAATACGCAAGGAATTGCCGCATTGATGGCGTTGAATATTCTGGAAGGTTTTGATTTATCGCGTTATCCACGCGAGTCGGTGGAAAGCTATCATCTGCAAATTGAAGCGATGAAACTTGCGTTTGCAGATGTTCACGCGCACGTCGGCGATCCTGAATTTATGCAAGTAACAAGCGATCGCCTTTTAGATAAAACTTACGCCGCACAGCGACGCGAGTTAATTAGCAACCACGCGCTATTCGCACAACCTAATCTACCCAAAGGCGGAACCGTCTATCTTGCAGCCGCCGATCGCGACTTGATGGTGTCTTTCATCCAGTCAAACTACATGGGCTTTGGTAGTGGAATTCTTGTTCCTGAAACAGGCATTGCATTACAAAATCGCGGTTCAGGCTTTACGCTACAAACCGGACACCCAAATCAAATTGCACCTGCAAAACGTCCTTTTCATACAATTATTCCAGGCTTCCTCACGCAAGACAACAATCCCTTAGGACCATTCGGCGTCATGGGAGGACATATGCAACCGCAAGGACATCTGCAAGTTGTCGTTAACCTAGCTGATTATGACATGAATCCGCAAGCAACTTTAGACGCACCCCGCTGGCAATTTACGACAGGGAAAACAGTGTTACTCGAACCAACCGTACCGCATTCAGTTGCACTCGCATTAGGCGATCGCGGACATGATATTCAAATTATCGCCGAGCGGCGTAACTTTGGCAAAGGTCAAATCATCTTACGGCAAGGAGAAACCTTAATCGCAGCTTCTGAACCGCGTGCCGATGGTATTGCCTTAGCGGGTTAG
- a CDS encoding 2-dehydropantoate 2-reductase, translating to MKICIVGAGAIGGYIGAKLALAGEQVTLIARGAHLQAIQQQGLTLRNADGTAELIKDVVATQDISSAGTQDVVILALKAQSVPGVAPNLPALYSAETIVVTAQNGIPWWYFRKLESPYADYQIQSVDPQGIVEAHIPVDRVIGCVVYPAAEIVAPGIVQHIEGDRFSLGELDGTKTSRIQQLSQSFRQAGIKAPVRNQIRNELWVKLWGNLAFNPISALTRCTLEEICQYSLTRLLAKNMMLEAQAIAEKLGVEFGISLEQRIEGAEKVGAHKTSMLQDIEAQRPTEVDAIVGAVAELGKLTQTPTPYIDAIYASVKLLEKTLTR from the coding sequence ATGAAAATTTGTATTGTTGGTGCAGGTGCGATCGGGGGATACATCGGGGCTAAATTGGCGCTAGCTGGCGAACAAGTTACGTTAATTGCACGCGGCGCGCATCTGCAAGCAATTCAACAACAAGGTTTAACGCTACGCAATGCAGATGGTACAGCAGAGTTGATTAAAGATGTCGTTGCAACACAAGATATTTCAAGTGCGGGTACGCAAGATGTTGTTATTTTGGCATTGAAAGCACAGAGTGTACCAGGTGTTGCGCCTAATTTACCTGCATTGTATAGTGCGGAAACAATCGTCGTGACTGCACAGAATGGCATTCCTTGGTGGTATTTTCGCAAGCTTGAAAGTCCCTATGCCGATTATCAAATTCAGTCGGTCGATCCGCAAGGAATCGTAGAAGCACACATTCCTGTTGATCGCGTGATTGGCTGTGTCGTGTATCCAGCAGCGGAAATTGTCGCGCCTGGTATCGTACAACATATCGAGGGCGATCGCTTTTCTTTAGGCGAACTTGATGGTACAAAAACTTCTCGCATTCAACAACTCTCGCAAAGTTTCCGTCAAGCAGGAATCAAAGCGCCTGTCCGCAACCAGATTCGGAATGAGTTGTGGGTGAAACTGTGGGGAAATTTAGCGTTTAACCCGATTAGTGCGTTAACAAGATGCACATTAGAAGAGATTTGTCAATATTCCTTAACGCGCCTCCTGGCAAAAAATATGATGCTTGAAGCGCAGGCGATCGCCGAGAAACTGGGTGTAGAGTTTGGCATTTCGCTTGAGCAACGCATCGAAGGCGCAGAAAAAGTCGGCGCGCACAAAACCTCGATGCTACAAGACATTGAAGCACAGCGTCCAACTGAAGTTGATGCCATTGTCGGTGCTGTTGCCGAACTTGGAAAATTAACGCAAACCCCAACTCCCTACATTGACGCCATTTATGCGAGTGTCAAGTTACTCGAAAAAACTCTAACCCGCTAA
- a CDS encoding lysylphosphatidylglycerol synthase transmembrane domain-containing protein — translation MKRLLSIIVSFTILGIIYWKIDFPQLIQVFQNSNILWIIISLGMVIPLTMLTAWRLQQLIPIGKRLGFFEANRLILAASVLNMILPSKMGDIAKAYFMKERGHLSGSLSLSLVIFEKACDLLSLLLWCVFGLIFYSQNNWLFWVMTASVTLGLITGVLLLASRQFTELFFDIIRLILPKKIHPKLENLRSSWRQMHNYFWRDKVHLIRIATTSIFIWFLHLLQIWFFILALNAWTPFLTNLALSPLAILAGLLPLTFAGIGTRDAALIVFYQPYFSAPTAAALGLLCTSRYFLPAIAGLPFLGQYLTTIQTVQANKKFLRF, via the coding sequence ATGAAAAGACTGCTTTCTATCATTGTCAGTTTTACTATTTTAGGCATTATTTATTGGAAAATAGACTTTCCTCAATTAATTCAAGTTTTTCAAAATAGTAATATTTTGTGGATAATAATTAGTTTAGGGATGGTTATTCCTTTAACAATGTTAACAGCATGGAGATTACAACAACTTATACCTATAGGCAAGCGTCTAGGTTTTTTTGAGGCAAATCGTTTAATTTTAGCCGCAAGTGTCTTGAACATGATTCTCCCATCCAAAATGGGAGATATTGCTAAAGCTTATTTTATGAAAGAGCGAGGACATTTGAGCGGTTCTTTGTCGCTATCGCTAGTTATTTTTGAAAAAGCCTGCGATTTACTTTCATTACTACTTTGGTGTGTATTTGGATTAATATTTTATTCACAAAACAATTGGCTCTTTTGGGTAATGACAGCAAGTGTTACTCTAGGTTTAATTACTGGAGTCTTATTACTTGCATCACGTCAATTTACAGAGTTATTTTTTGATATTATCAGACTTATTCTACCTAAAAAAATACACCCAAAATTAGAAAATCTCCGTAGTTCTTGGAGACAAATGCATAATTATTTTTGGCGTGATAAAGTTCATTTAATACGGATAGCCACAACCTCAATTTTTATTTGGTTTCTTCATTTGTTGCAGATTTGGTTTTTTATTCTTGCACTAAATGCTTGGACACCTTTTCTGACAAACTTGGCATTATCTCCTTTAGCTATTCTAGCAGGATTACTACCATTAACTTTTGCTGGTATTGGTACTCGCGATGCAGCACTCATTGTTTTTTATCAACCTTATTTCAGCGCACCAACAGCTGCGGCTTTGGGTTTACTCTGTACTTCTCGCTATTTCCTACCAGCGATCGCCGGCTTACCTTTTTTAGGACAGTATCTTACAACGATTCAAACTGTGCAAGCAAATAAAAAATTTCTTCGCTTCTAA
- a CDS encoding glycosyltransferase family 39 protein, whose protein sequence is MQLLPTHNKFIITINKALFSSQRLPWTIISFGILVRLVQYLYNRSLWNDEAALALNIVNRSYTELLKPLDYDQAAPLGFLFVEKLAIQLFGGSEYSLRLFPFLSAIISLFLFYRLAQRCLQPFAVWISLALFSSLHIIVYYATEVKQYSSDVAIAILACLLFIDLSQSKLNYIQVVTYGILGGTLIWFSHSVVFILAGLALSQLLLTFLHQEVTKLLKLLGVYLVWATSFSIFYFVSLQSLANQTDLFNSWASRSTFPKSFTDFLWLLTTFWKFFHKPLGFPDVFLGIAILTFFLGCTSLIKTDSRILLIFVSPIIVTFFATYLHLYPFDGRLVLFLTPFFILLIGEGAAAIKYTKLSQKAKIGTLILILLLVPPIGTAGYLIVRPYEKQEIRPVMAYIKEHQQQKDTIYVYQRAEFQFKYYVNKFGYQAEDYILGIDDLDKQDGQGISDNEWQRYTKDLDRLRGKPRVWIVFSHVRSWAQEKERVTAYLDTFGSQLDAFETKGSYVYLYNLS, encoded by the coding sequence ATGCAATTATTACCTACACATAATAAATTTATTATAACTATCAATAAAGCATTATTTTCATCGCAGAGATTACCTTGGACGATTATTAGTTTTGGTATCTTAGTACGCTTGGTGCAATACTTGTATAATCGTTCGCTATGGAATGATGAAGCAGCACTTGCGCTTAATATTGTGAATCGTTCCTACACTGAGTTACTCAAACCACTAGATTACGATCAAGCTGCACCTCTTGGTTTTCTCTTTGTAGAAAAGTTAGCAATACAGTTATTTGGTGGTAGCGAGTATTCTTTAAGATTATTTCCTTTCTTATCAGCAATTATCTCGTTATTTCTTTTCTATCGATTAGCTCAACGCTGCTTACAACCTTTTGCCGTATGGATTTCATTAGCACTTTTTTCTAGCTTGCACATCATAGTTTACTATGCTACAGAAGTCAAACAGTACTCTAGCGATGTAGCGATCGCAATACTTGCTTGTTTACTTTTTATTGATTTGTCCCAAAGCAAGCTCAATTATATACAAGTTGTAACATACGGTATTTTAGGCGGAACTTTAATTTGGTTTTCGCATTCGGTTGTATTTATTTTAGCTGGTCTTGCACTAAGTCAATTGCTATTGACTTTCCTCCATCAAGAAGTGACTAAACTTCTAAAACTTTTAGGAGTTTACTTAGTTTGGGCTACTAGTTTTAGTATTTTTTATTTTGTTAGTCTTCAATCTCTAGCTAATCAAACAGATTTATTTAATTCTTGGGCAAGTCGTAGTACTTTTCCGAAATCTTTCACTGATTTTTTGTGGCTACTAACAACTTTTTGGAAATTTTTCCATAAACCTTTAGGCTTTCCAGATGTATTTTTAGGGATTGCAATATTAACATTTTTTCTAGGTTGTACGTCTTTGATTAAAACAGACTCAAGAATTTTATTAATATTTGTATCTCCTATCATTGTAACTTTTTTTGCTACTTACCTACATCTCTATCCGTTTGATGGTAGACTCGTCTTATTTCTTACACCTTTTTTTATTCTTTTAATTGGTGAAGGCGCAGCAGCAATTAAGTATACAAAGCTTTCCCAAAAAGCCAAGATAGGTACTTTGATTTTGATATTACTGCTTGTTCCACCAATAGGAACTGCTGGATATTTGATTGTTAGACCGTATGAAAAACAAGAAATTCGACCAGTAATGGCTTACATAAAAGAACATCAACAACAGAAGGATACCATCTATGTATATCAACGCGCAGAATTTCAATTTAAATATTATGTTAACAAATTTGGTTATCAAGCCGAAGATTATATCTTGGGTATAGACGATTTAGATAAACAAGATGGGCAGGGTATTTCAGATAATGAATGGCAAAGATACACTAAAGATTTAGATAGGTTACGTGGGAAGCCAAGAGTGTGGATTGTATTTTCTCACGTGCGTAGTTGGGCACAGGAAAAAGAACGAGTAACGGCATATCTTGATACCTTTGGTAGCCAACTTGATGCCTTTGAAACAAAAGGTTCTTATGTCTATTTGTACAATCTTAGTTAA
- a CDS encoding ABC transporter ATP-binding protein → MASITIDNLTKYFQNSCAVDHIDLNVADGELIALLGPSGCGKTTTLRMLAGFVFPDEGRILVGDRIVSSPQKTVPPEKRNMSMIFQSYAIWPHKTVFENVAFGLELRHVGREQLRARVNRALEIVHLTRFANRYPSELSGGQQQRVALARAIVVEPQILLLDEPLSNLDASLRDEMRNEIRNLHDQLKLTTVYVTHDQGEALVLADRIVVMYEGTIQQVGTPEEIYESPATEFVARFIGRCNVLPGTLLASGQVDVGGALITAKNYAPGVYPGQAVALSVRPHSIIMDPVYCPTDNPGMNCFSAWVEHHNYYGEFREYTVRLDNSNIVLSVVTSPHVRHQISEQMYLAIPAECCRVVPQSATTTHVSETIATAAAVT, encoded by the coding sequence ATGGCAAGCATTACAATCGACAATTTAACCAAATACTTTCAAAATAGCTGCGCAGTTGACCATATCGATCTGAATGTAGCCGATGGCGAGTTGATTGCTTTGTTAGGTCCTTCGGGTTGTGGTAAAACAACAACATTGCGAATGCTAGCAGGTTTCGTGTTTCCCGATGAGGGACGAATCTTAGTAGGCGATCGCATCGTTTCTTCTCCACAAAAAACTGTGCCGCCAGAGAAGCGCAACATGTCAATGATTTTTCAAAGTTACGCGATTTGGCCGCATAAAACGGTGTTTGAAAATGTAGCATTTGGACTCGAGTTGCGTCATGTAGGACGCGAACAGCTACGCGCGCGCGTAAACCGAGCCTTGGAAATTGTACACTTAACTAGATTTGCTAATCGTTATCCCTCAGAACTGTCAGGAGGGCAACAGCAGCGCGTCGCCCTAGCACGCGCGATTGTTGTGGAACCACAGATTTTGCTCTTAGATGAGCCACTGTCTAACTTAGATGCAAGCTTGCGAGATGAAATGCGCAATGAAATCCGCAATCTCCACGATCAACTCAAACTCACAACGGTGTATGTTACTCACGATCAAGGAGAAGCGTTGGTGCTTGCAGACCGAATTGTTGTGATGTATGAAGGTACTATTCAACAAGTAGGCACTCCCGAAGAGATTTATGAAAGTCCAGCAACCGAGTTTGTGGCGCGGTTTATTGGACGTTGTAACGTGCTTCCTGGTACTTTGTTAGCTTCGGGACAAGTAGATGTGGGAGGCGCATTAATTACAGCGAAAAACTATGCCCCAGGAGTTTATCCTGGTCAAGCAGTCGCATTAAGCGTACGTCCTCACTCGATTATCATGGACCCAGTTTATTGCCCGACGGACAATCCAGGTATGAACTGTTTTAGTGCTTGGGTGGAACACCACAACTATTATGGAGAATTTCGCGAGTATACTGTGCGCTTAGATAACAGCAATATTGTTTTGAGCGTGGTAACTTCTCCTCATGTCCGTCACCAAATCAGCGAACAGATGTATCTAGCAATTCCTGCTGAATGCTGTCGTGTAGTTCCTCAGAGTGCTACTACTACTCACGTATCGGAAACGATCGCCACAGCAGCGGCTGTAACTTGA